One region of Chryseobacterium sp. C-71 genomic DNA includes:
- the uvrA gene encoding excinuclease ABC subunit UvrA, translating into MAPITEIDIKKQVFVKNAHLNNLKHIDVLIPKNKLIVITGVSGSGKSSLAFDTIYAEGQRRYVESLSSYARQFLGKLEKPKVDDIKGLAPSIAIQQKVISSNPRSTVGTSTEIYDYMKLLFARIGRTFSPVSGDEVKKDSVSDVIDYIKSAKSDTAFLLTAPLEYDLENFTENLNILKLAGFTRLEVNGNVAGIEDLESFGFAPEKGMVINLVIDRFSYEDDESFLQRLADSIQMAFYEGRGYCSLKNIETAESKEFSNKFELDGLEFLEPNVHFFSFNNPYGACPTCEGYGKVIGIDEDLVIPNKALSVFEDAIASWKGETMSEWKKDFIKKAKDFPIHKPYHQLTKEQKNYLWKGDGSKTFPSLNNFFAMLEENLYKIQYRVMLSRYRGKTLCPTCEGLRLREETTWVKIDGHNIQSMIELPLDELSPMINSLKLSQHDKDIAKRLLYEITTRLEFLLKVGLGYLSINRTSNTLSGGESQRINLATSLGSSLVGSIYILDEPSIGLHSRDTENLIGVLKNLRDLGNTVIVVEHDEDVMRAADYIIDIGPEAGYLGGELVFAGDYKELKDADTLTSKYLTGRLEIKVPEKRRKAKEFIHIKGARTNNLKNIDVDVPLESLVVISGVSGSGKSTLMKEILTNDIQIQLGMGGKKGDYDSVEFPKKLVKHIELIDQNPIGKSSRSNPVTYLKAYDDIRDLYSKQKVSKMMGYKPKHFSFNVDGGRCDECKGEGVINVSMQFMADIELECEVCKGTRFKNEILEVRFDEKNISDILHMTVDEALTFFKDNKEDKIVTKLTPLQEVGLGYLQLGQSSSTLSGGEAQRVKLASFLVKGVTTDKTLFIFDEPSTGLHFHDIQKLLKSLQALIDLGHSVIVIEHQPDIMKSADHIIDIGPEAGKYGGEVVFAGTPEDLAKNKKSHTAKYIAEKLN; encoded by the coding sequence ATGGCTCCAATTACAGAAATAGATATAAAAAAACAGGTTTTCGTTAAGAATGCACATCTTAACAACCTGAAACACATCGATGTATTAATCCCGAAAAATAAATTAATCGTCATTACAGGAGTTTCCGGAAGTGGAAAATCTTCTTTGGCATTTGATACGATTTATGCTGAGGGACAAAGACGTTATGTTGAAAGTTTGAGTTCTTATGCACGTCAGTTTTTAGGTAAACTTGAAAAACCTAAAGTTGACGACATTAAAGGTTTGGCACCATCGATAGCCATCCAGCAGAAAGTAATTTCTTCAAATCCACGTTCTACGGTAGGAACTTCCACAGAAATTTACGATTACATGAAGCTTCTTTTTGCAAGAATCGGGAGAACTTTTTCTCCGGTTTCCGGCGATGAAGTAAAAAAAGATTCAGTTTCTGATGTGATTGATTACATTAAATCAGCAAAAAGCGACACCGCATTTCTCTTAACCGCTCCTTTGGAATATGATCTAGAAAATTTTACTGAAAATTTAAATATTTTAAAGCTTGCAGGTTTCACAAGATTGGAAGTTAACGGAAATGTTGCCGGAATTGAAGATCTGGAAAGTTTCGGATTTGCGCCTGAAAAAGGAATGGTGATCAATTTGGTCATCGACCGTTTTTCTTATGAAGATGATGAAAGTTTTCTTCAGCGTTTGGCAGATTCCATCCAAATGGCTTTTTACGAAGGTCGAGGATATTGTTCATTAAAAAATATTGAAACAGCGGAAAGTAAAGAGTTCTCTAATAAATTTGAGCTTGACGGGTTGGAATTTCTTGAACCAAATGTTCATTTTTTCAGTTTTAATAATCCTTACGGTGCTTGTCCGACCTGTGAAGGTTATGGAAAAGTAATTGGGATTGATGAAGATTTAGTCATTCCAAATAAAGCTTTATCTGTTTTTGAAGATGCAATTGCATCATGGAAAGGTGAAACAATGAGCGAATGGAAAAAAGATTTCATTAAAAAAGCAAAAGACTTCCCTATTCATAAGCCTTATCATCAATTAACCAAAGAGCAGAAAAATTATCTTTGGAAAGGTGATGGAAGTAAGACCTTCCCTTCTTTGAATAATTTCTTCGCAATGCTTGAGGAGAATTTATATAAAATCCAGTACCGTGTGATGCTGTCTCGTTATCGTGGAAAAACACTTTGCCCGACTTGTGAAGGTTTACGTTTGCGTGAAGAAACGACTTGGGTGAAAATTGACGGTCACAATATTCAGTCGATGATTGAGCTTCCTTTGGATGAGTTGTCTCCGATGATCAACAGCTTAAAATTATCTCAACACGATAAGGATATTGCTAAAAGATTATTATACGAAATCACTACCCGACTTGAGTTTCTACTGAAAGTTGGTTTAGGATATTTATCGATTAACAGAACATCCAACACGCTTTCCGGTGGAGAAAGTCAGAGAATTAACCTTGCCACAAGTTTGGGAAGTTCTTTGGTAGGTTCTATTTATATTCTGGATGAACCATCGATAGGATTACACTCTCGTGATACCGAAAATTTGATTGGAGTTTTAAAAAATCTTCGAGATTTAGGAAATACCGTAATCGTTGTAGAACATGACGAAGATGTGATGAGAGCAGCAGATTACATCATCGATATTGGTCCGGAAGCGGGTTATTTAGGTGGTGAATTGGTGTTCGCCGGAGATTATAAAGAATTGAAAGATGCAGATACGCTGACTTCAAAATATCTTACAGGAAGATTAGAGATCAAAGTTCCGGAGAAACGTAGAAAAGCAAAAGAATTTATTCATATCAAAGGAGCTAGAACGAACAATCTGAAAAACATTGATGTTGATGTACCTTTAGAAAGTCTGGTTGTGATTTCGGGAGTTTCCGGAAGTGGAAAATCTACTTTGATGAAGGAAATTCTTACTAATGACATTCAGATTCAGCTGGGAATGGGCGGAAAAAAAGGTGATTATGATTCTGTGGAATTCCCAAAAAAACTGGTGAAGCATATTGAATTAATCGATCAAAATCCTATCGGAAAATCATCGCGCTCAAATCCTGTGACGTATCTGAAAGCGTATGACGACATCAGAGATTTATATTCTAAGCAGAAAGTTTCGAAAATGATGGGTTACAAACCGAAACATTTTTCTTTCAACGTTGATGGCGGAAGATGTGACGAATGTAAAGGTGAAGGCGTAATCAATGTTTCGATGCAGTTTATGGCTGATATCGAGCTGGAATGTGAAGTTTGTAAAGGAACACGTTTCAAAAATGAAATTCTCGAAGTAAGATTTGACGAAAAAAATATTTCGGATATTCTTCACATGACGGTTGATGAAGCGCTGACATTTTTTAAAGATAATAAAGAAGATAAAATCGTTACAAAACTGACTCCGCTTCAGGAAGTTGGTTTGGGATATCTGCAGTTGGGACAAAGCTCGTCTACCCTCTCCGGAGGTGAAGCGCAACGTGTGAAACTGGCTTCATTCCTTGTCAAAGGTGTGACAACAGATAAGACTTTGTTTATTTTTGATGAGCCTTCGACGGGATTGCATTTTCATGATATTCAGAAGTTATTGAAGTCTCTGCAGGCTTTAATCGACCTTGGACATTCAGTAATTGTTATTGAACATCAACCCGATATTATGAAATCTGCCGATCACATCATCGACATTGGTCCGGAAGCCGGAAAGTATGGTGGAGAAGTTGTTTTTGCTGGAACGCCGGAAGATTTAGCGAAAAATAAAAAGTCGCATACGGCGAAGTATATTGCTGAAAAGCTTAATTAA
- a CDS encoding endonuclease V has protein sequence MIYAFDTYYYEDFAKTVCIAFEDWSSEQENEIFNEKTKITAEYESGAFYKRELPCILSLLEKIQLKPNDIIIVDGYVTLNDEGKIGLGGYLFEVLNRKFPVIGIAKNGFSSPDSKRREVFRGESKTPLFLTSIGIDVDEVQKKVEKMHGHFRFPTLLKKLDQLTREE, from the coding sequence ATGATTTACGCATTTGATACTTATTACTACGAAGACTTTGCAAAAACGGTGTGTATAGCTTTTGAAGATTGGAGTTCAGAACAAGAGAACGAAATTTTTAATGAAAAAACAAAAATTACTGCAGAGTACGAAAGCGGTGCGTTTTATAAAAGAGAGCTTCCTTGTATTTTAAGTTTATTAGAAAAAATTCAATTAAAACCAAATGACATCATCATTGTTGATGGTTATGTTACTTTGAATGATGAAGGAAAAATTGGTTTGGGCGGTTATCTTTTTGAAGTCCTGAACAGGAAATTCCCTGTCATCGGAATTGCCAAAAACGGATTTTCTTCTCCCGATTCAAAGAGGAGGGAAGTTTTTCGGGGAGAAAGCAAAACGCCTTTGTTCCTAACTTCAATCGGAATCGACGTTGATGAAGTACAAAAGAAGGTTGAGAAAATGCATGGTCATTTTAGATTTCCGACTTTATTAAAAAAACTTGATCAACTGACGAGAGAAGAATAA
- a CDS encoding glyoxalase — protein sequence MKQTIKSIRPFIGSKNFEESRAFYRDLGFEEMVLENNFSVFKKQEIAFYLQDYYAKEWIENTMIFIEVENTDEFYKELLSLNLPEKYASSKLSPIRTMDWGKECFLHDPAGILWHFGEFFNKD from the coding sequence ATGAAACAAACTATAAAATCAATCCGACCTTTTATAGGATCTAAAAATTTTGAAGAAAGTAGAGCTTTTTACAGAGATTTGGGCTTTGAAGAAATGGTTCTCGAAAACAACTTTTCGGTATTTAAAAAACAGGAAATCGCTTTCTATCTTCAGGATTATTATGCAAAAGAATGGATAGAAAACACCATGATTTTCATCGAAGTAGAAAATACTGACGAGTTCTACAAAGAACTTTTATCACTCAATTTACCCGAAAAGTATGCAAGCTCAAAGCTCTCTCCAATTCGCACAATGGATTGGGGTAAAGAATGTTTTCTTCATGACCCGGCAGGCATTTTATGGCATTTTGGAGAGTTTTTCAATAAAGATTAA
- a CDS encoding GNAT family N-acetyltransferase, with translation MIIREANIEDIPQIQMVRNVVKENTLSDPNLVTNQDCEEFLTVRGKGWVCEIDDMIVGFSIVDLKENNIWALFLHPDFENQGIGRKLHDIMLNWYFSKTSETVWLGTSPKTRAEIFYRKSGWQEKGMHGKEIKFEMNFDNWKNKTEIK, from the coding sequence ATGATTATACGAGAAGCCAATATCGAAGATATTCCACAGATACAGATGGTAAGAAATGTTGTGAAAGAAAACACATTGTCTGATCCCAATCTGGTTACTAATCAGGATTGTGAAGAATTTCTGACAGTAAGAGGCAAGGGCTGGGTTTGTGAAATTGATGATATGATTGTAGGATTTTCGATTGTAGATTTAAAAGAAAATAATATCTGGGCATTATTTCTTCATCCAGATTTTGAAAATCAGGGTATCGGCAGAAAATTACATGATATAATGCTCAATTGGTATTTCTCTAAAACAAGTGAAACCGTTTGGCTGGGTACATCACCCAAGACAAGAGCAGAAATCTTTTACAGAAAATCTGGCTGGCAAGAAAAGGGAATGCACGGCAAAGAAATTAAATTTGAAATGAATTTTGATAACTGGAAAAATAAAACAGAGATAAAATGA
- a CDS encoding M28 family metallopeptidase — protein MKKFLIPILSIVVLSSCGTSKVATNGQNTSNSASSSLSKTDKAFQSAYQNIKLEDLKRNLYVIASDEMGGRDTGSAGQKKAGEYMINYYKSLGISFPKTLGSYYQKVPSEYMKKRGGEDLPDSENILAFIEGSEKPEEIIVVSAHYDHVGTQNGVVYNGADDDGSGTVAVMEIAKAFQSAKKAGNGPKRSILFLHVTGEEHGLFGSEYYSDNPVFPLANTVVDLNIDMIGRDDPENRGKNYVYVIGSEMLSSELKVINEAANKKTVNLELNYKYDDPKDPQRLYYRSDHYNFAKNNIPVAFYFDGIHEDYHKPTDDVEKIDYSMLQKRTQLVFATAWEIANREARIVVDKK, from the coding sequence ATGAAAAAATTTCTGATTCCTATATTGTCTATCGTTGTTTTATCAAGCTGCGGAACTTCAAAAGTTGCCACAAACGGTCAAAATACGTCGAACTCAGCCAGTTCAAGTTTGTCTAAAACTGACAAGGCATTTCAGTCTGCTTATCAAAACATTAAGCTTGAAGATTTAAAGAGAAATCTTTATGTAATCGCATCTGATGAAATGGGTGGTCGAGACACAGGAAGTGCGGGTCAGAAGAAAGCAGGAGAGTATATGATTAATTATTATAAAAGTCTCGGGATCTCATTTCCAAAAACTTTAGGCTCATACTACCAGAAAGTTCCTTCTGAATATATGAAGAAAAGAGGTGGTGAAGACTTACCTGATTCAGAAAATATTTTAGCATTCATTGAAGGGAGCGAAAAGCCTGAAGAAATCATCGTGGTTTCTGCACATTATGATCACGTAGGAACACAAAATGGGGTAGTTTACAATGGTGCTGACGACGATGGAAGCGGAACGGTTGCCGTGATGGAAATCGCAAAAGCTTTTCAAAGTGCTAAAAAAGCTGGAAACGGACCCAAAAGATCTATTTTATTTCTTCATGTAACCGGCGAAGAGCACGGACTTTTCGGTTCTGAATATTATTCTGATAATCCGGTTTTTCCTTTAGCGAATACGGTTGTTGATTTAAATATCGATATGATTGGCCGTGATGATCCTGAGAACAGAGGCAAAAATTATGTTTATGTAATTGGATCTGAAATGCTAAGCTCTGAGCTAAAAGTGATTAATGAAGCCGCAAACAAAAAGACGGTCAATTTAGAATTGAATTATAAATATGACGACCCGAAAGATCCTCAGAGATTATATTACAGATCAGATCATTATAATTTTGCTAAAAATAATATTCCTGTAGCATTTTATTTTGACGGAATTCATGAAGATTATCATAAACCAACGGACGACGTTGAAAAAATAGACTACTCGATGTTACAAAAAAGAACTCAATTGGTTTTTGCTACGGCTTGGGAAATTGCCAACAGAGAAGCAAGAATTGTGGTTGATAAAAAATAA
- a CDS encoding aminotransferase class I/II-fold pyridoxal phosphate-dependent enzyme, protein MKKNYGFNDFKFFTEMSELASRHQSYDLSLGLPDFEIDPRLRYYLKESADIISHSYESLSGSPLLIENILKFNLKRTNSLVLKKEEVNIVPCSTFALYTSLKSILNPGDEVIVIQPSYYTYAPSIVLNGGVPVYYDLDNDFAINWEKLQNCISEKTKAIIINSPQNPTGKTWTASDWEQLYQLIKNQEIYLISEEIYDIYCYDEIEHYSPFLHSELKKRTFSIFSFGKMFHATGWKVSYLLASEELLDNFRCHQQYISYSSNAPCQYAIAKYLEVFDQSDNQKIMQNKRDIFNELIKDTPLQIEQKSEGGFFQLVNFRNISKSMTDVEFTKWLTIEKKVSCLPLSAFYNSKQDSDYIRFSFAKKDDVIIQALDHLRKNL, encoded by the coding sequence ATGAAAAAAAATTACGGATTTAATGATTTTAAATTTTTCACCGAAATGTCTGAACTTGCTTCAAGACATCAGAGCTACGATTTGTCATTAGGCCTACCCGATTTTGAGATTGACCCTCGCTTACGCTATTATCTCAAAGAATCAGCCGACATCATCAGTCACAGTTATGAATCGCTCTCAGGAAGCCCTTTGCTTATAGAAAATATCCTTAAATTTAATTTAAAAAGAACGAACAGCTTAGTATTAAAAAAAGAGGAAGTTAATATAGTTCCCTGTTCTACATTTGCTCTTTATACTTCATTAAAATCTATATTGAATCCTGGTGATGAAGTGATTGTCATCCAGCCATCTTACTATACTTATGCTCCGTCTATTGTCCTCAATGGAGGAGTTCCTGTATATTATGATCTTGATAATGATTTTGCAATAAATTGGGAGAAACTTCAAAATTGTATTTCAGAGAAGACAAAAGCAATCATCATTAATTCTCCGCAGAATCCTACAGGAAAAACATGGACGGCATCTGATTGGGAACAACTTTATCAATTGATTAAAAATCAGGAAATTTATTTGATCTCAGAAGAAATTTATGATATTTATTGTTATGATGAAATTGAGCATTACAGTCCGTTTCTTCATTCTGAACTTAAGAAAAGAACATTCTCTATTTTTTCTTTTGGTAAAATGTTTCATGCAACCGGCTGGAAAGTGAGTTATCTTTTAGCGTCAGAAGAACTGCTTGATAATTTCAGATGTCACCAACAATATATTTCTTACAGTTCAAATGCACCTTGCCAGTACGCCATTGCAAAATATTTAGAGGTTTTTGATCAGTCTGACAATCAAAAAATCATGCAGAATAAAAGAGATATTTTTAACGAATTAATTAAAGATACACCATTGCAAATAGAGCAAAAATCTGAAGGTGGTTTTTTCCAATTGGTGAATTTCAGAAATATTTCAAAAAGCATGACCGATGTTGAATTTACAAAATGGCTTACGATTGAAAAAAAAGTATCCTGCTTACCTCTTTCTGCGTTTTATAATTCAAAACAAGATTCAGATTACATAAGGTTTAGTTTTGCTAAAAAAGACGACGTGATTATTCAGGCTTTGGATCATTTGAGAAAGAATTTATAA
- a CDS encoding sodium-translocating pyrophosphatase produces the protein MDLFYLVPIFGVIALLYTFLQSNWVTKQNAGNERMKVISGHIADGAMAFLKAEYKILAYFVVIVAILLAVMGTTNSNSHWSISIAFVIGAVFSALAGFIGMKIATKANVRTAEAAKTSLSKALKVSFAGGSVMGMGVAGLAVLGLGSLYLIIKQIFAPDAMVDSHEMERTIEILTGFSLGAESIALFARVGGGIYTKAADVGADLVGKVEAGIPEDDPRNPATIADNVGDNVGDVAGMGADLFGSYVATVLATMVLGRETMSDDAFGGFAPILLPMLIAGTGIIFSMIGTLFVKINDDEDSSTSSVQNALNLGNWGSIVITAISSYFLVNYLLPETMILRGLEFTKMGVFGAIMVGLVVGTLMSIITEYYTAMGKRPVKSIVKQSSTGHATNIIGGLSVGMESTFLPIIVLAGGIYGSYLCAGLYGVAIAAAGMMATTAMQLAIDAFGPIADNAGGIAEMSELPKEVREKTDILDAVGNTTAATGKGFAIASAALTALALFAAFVGIAGIDGIDIYRADVLAGLFVGGMIPFIFSSLAITAVGQAAMAMVEEVRRQFREIPGILEGKAEPEYEKCVAISTEASLRKMMLPGAIAIISPLLVGFIFGPEVLGGFLAGATVCGVLMGMFQNNAGGAWDNAKKSFEKGAKINGETYYKGSEPHKASVTGDTVGDPFKDTSGPSMNILIKLMSIVSLVIAPTLAVMHKDKIEANRQAKIESLTGMAAVNSVNQNTAGVNAVVAPQEIMGQLNENGDFVYNTGAIQEVKLKGGKTISLGNQSQLYVMYDQIKNNKQTVLDPNSWYTIENLYFETGSSDLKAGSEAQLMNLAEILNAYPNLKIKLGGYTDNSGSEEANKQLSNLRAQTTKLKLLELGIAADRVEAEGYGSQYPVCEANDTDECMAQNRRIDVRVLSL, from the coding sequence ATGGATCTATTTTATTTAGTGCCAATTTTTGGTGTTATCGCATTACTCTACACATTTCTCCAAAGCAATTGGGTAACCAAGCAAAACGCAGGAAATGAACGAATGAAAGTCATTAGCGGACACATCGCTGACGGCGCAATGGCTTTTCTGAAAGCCGAATACAAAATTTTAGCTTACTTCGTCGTCATTGTCGCCATTCTTCTGGCTGTTATGGGAACGACAAATTCAAATTCTCACTGGAGCATCAGTATTGCTTTTGTGATTGGTGCGGTATTTTCTGCTCTGGCAGGATTTATAGGAATGAAAATCGCAACAAAAGCCAATGTAAGAACTGCTGAAGCGGCAAAAACTTCATTGTCGAAAGCATTAAAGGTTTCTTTTGCCGGAGGTTCGGTGATGGGAATGGGGGTTGCCGGATTAGCAGTTTTAGGATTAGGCTCGCTCTATTTAATTATTAAACAGATTTTTGCTCCCGACGCAATGGTCGATTCTCATGAAATGGAAAGAACCATCGAAATCCTAACCGGATTTTCTCTAGGTGCAGAATCAATCGCTCTTTTTGCAAGAGTTGGAGGTGGAATTTACACAAAAGCAGCCGATGTAGGAGCTGATTTAGTAGGAAAAGTGGAAGCAGGAATTCCTGAAGACGATCCTAGAAACCCTGCAACCATTGCAGATAATGTCGGGGATAATGTAGGAGATGTTGCCGGAATGGGTGCCGATTTATTTGGTTCTTATGTAGCAACAGTTTTGGCAACGATGGTTTTAGGGCGTGAAACGATGTCGGACGATGCGTTCGGAGGTTTTGCACCAATTCTTTTACCGATGTTGATCGCAGGAACGGGAATTATATTTTCAATGATCGGAACGCTATTCGTTAAAATTAATGATGATGAAGATTCTTCTACATCAAGTGTTCAAAATGCTTTAAACCTTGGAAACTGGGGAAGTATTGTCATCACGGCAATTTCATCTTATTTTTTAGTTAATTATTTATTACCCGAAACCATGATTTTACGTGGTTTAGAATTTACCAAAATGGGAGTTTTCGGAGCCATTATGGTTGGTTTGGTTGTAGGAACTTTGATGAGTATCATCACAGAATACTACACAGCAATGGGCAAAAGACCGGTTAAAAGTATTGTCAAACAATCTTCTACAGGTCACGCTACCAATATCATCGGCGGACTTTCTGTTGGGATGGAATCTACATTTTTACCTATTATTGTTTTAGCTGGAGGTATTTATGGTTCATATTTGTGTGCCGGATTATATGGGGTTGCAATCGCAGCTGCAGGAATGATGGCTACAACAGCGATGCAGTTAGCAATTGATGCATTCGGACCGATTGCTGATAATGCAGGTGGAATCGCCGAAATGAGCGAATTACCAAAAGAAGTTCGTGAGAAAACAGATATTTTAGATGCCGTAGGAAATACAACTGCAGCTACAGGAAAAGGTTTTGCCATTGCTTCAGCGGCATTGACAGCTTTAGCTTTATTTGCAGCTTTTGTAGGCATTGCGGGAATTGATGGCATTGATATTTACAGGGCAGACGTTCTCGCAGGATTATTTGTCGGTGGAATGATTCCGTTTATCTTTTCATCATTGGCAATTACAGCGGTTGGACAAGCCGCAATGGCAATGGTGGAAGAAGTAAGAAGACAATTCAGAGAAATACCAGGAATTTTAGAAGGAAAAGCAGAACCCGAATATGAAAAATGTGTTGCTATTTCTACAGAGGCTTCACTTAGAAAGATGATGCTTCCGGGAGCAATTGCTATTATTTCACCTCTTTTGGTTGGATTTATTTTTGGCCCAGAAGTTTTGGGTGGATTTTTGGCGGGAGCAACAGTTTGCGGAGTTTTAATGGGAATGTTCCAAAACAATGCAGGCGGAGCTTGGGATAATGCTAAAAAATCATTTGAAAAAGGAGCAAAAATAAACGGAGAAACGTATTACAAAGGTTCAGAACCACATAAAGCTTCTGTAACCGGAGACACTGTAGGAGATCCTTTTAAAGATACTTCTGGACCATCGATGAACATTTTAATTAAATTAATGTCGATTGTTTCATTGGTGATTGCGCCAACTTTAGCAGTAATGCACAAAGATAAAATTGAAGCCAACAGACAAGCTAAAATTGAAAGTCTAACAGGAATGGCAGCTGTTAATTCAGTAAACCAAAACACTGCAGGTGTGAACGCTGTAGTTGCTCCACAAGAGATAATGGGTCAGCTGAATGAAAATGGTGATTTTGTGTATAATACAGGAGCCATTCAGGAAGTTAAACTGAAAGGTGGAAAAACCATTTCTTTAGGAAACCAAAGCCAGCTTTATGTAATGTATGATCAGATTAAAAATAATAAGCAGACAGTTTTAGATCCAAATTCTTGGTACACGATTGAAAACTTATATTTTGAAACGGGTTCAAGTGATTTAAAAGCAGGTTCAGAAGCTCAATTGATGAATTTGGCGGAAATTTTAAATGCTTATCCTAATCTTAAAATAAAGTTAGGCGGCTACACAGATAATTCAGGCAGTGAGGAAGCCAACAAGCAATTATCTAATCTGAGAGCACAAACCACAAAGCTTAAATTATTAGAATTAGGAATTGCTGCGGACAGAGTAGAAGCCGAAGGTTATGGCTCACAATATCCTGTTTGTGAAGCCAATGACACCGATGAATGTATGGCGCAAAACAGAAGGATTGATGTAAGAGTTTTGTCCTTATAA
- a CDS encoding inorganic pyrophosphatase, with translation MIPNFKAHPWHGISAGEDAPNVVNVFVEIVPSDTIKYEIDKATGYLKVDRPQKFSNIIPALYGFVPRTYCNEEVMKLAVESGADDVTMGDHDPLDICVLSSHNIHSGGLLMEAIPIGGFKMIDSGEADDKIVAVMVSDHAFGHFRDIAELPEAEVKRLMHYFLTYKNLPDEPAKCRIQEVYGAEHARKVIIASQNDYASKFGG, from the coding sequence ATGATTCCAAATTTTAAAGCACATCCGTGGCATGGGATTTCTGCAGGAGAAGATGCGCCAAACGTTGTCAACGTTTTCGTGGAAATTGTTCCTTCAGATACGATTAAATATGAAATTGATAAAGCTACAGGATATTTAAAGGTAGACAGACCTCAGAAATTCTCAAACATTATTCCTGCATTATATGGTTTTGTTCCAAGAACATACTGTAACGAAGAAGTAATGAAATTAGCTGTAGAAAGTGGAGCAGATGACGTTACAATGGGAGATCATGACCCTTTGGATATCTGTGTTTTGAGTTCTCACAATATTCATTCTGGTGGTTTATTGATGGAAGCTATTCCAATCGGTGGTTTCAAAATGATTGACAGTGGTGAAGCTGATGATAAAATCGTTGCAGTAATGGTAAGTGACCACGCTTTCGGACATTTCAGAGACATCGCTGAACTTCCAGAAGCTGAAGTAAAAAGACTAATGCATTACTTTTTAACGTATAAAAACCTTCCGGACGAGCCTGCTAAATGTAGAATTCAGGAAGTTTACGGAGCAGAACACGCTAGAAAAGTGATTATCGCTTCTCAAAACGATTACGCAAGCAAATTCGGAGGATAA
- a CDS encoding FkbM family methyltransferase, translating into MSLNNYISKLAFTSKITNSLKSWISLIVNSKRYSSRFKKKTLDLNNNETFVYHLKMGTKSFDFYLRTFKGDIDIFYEVFWKKTYAEHLSILKKDPKIIVDLGAHIGITSTYLSLKYPDAKIYAVEASAENFELLKSNTKSFKNIKCIHAAAYFEDGFVNFSNNELSYNQRISKNGISTEAISIESLKTKFSLSDIDLMKIDIEGGEIELLSKNNSWLSSVENIIIEIHNPYTASDLEKDLKPFGFKIMRDEHFVFTAVKG; encoded by the coding sequence ATGTCTCTTAATAACTATATCTCAAAATTAGCTTTTACCTCAAAAATCACCAACAGTTTAAAATCCTGGATATCACTGATTGTAAATTCTAAGAGATATAGTTCAAGATTTAAAAAAAAGACTTTAGATTTAAACAACAATGAAACTTTTGTTTATCACCTAAAAATGGGAACTAAAAGTTTCGATTTCTATTTAAGAACTTTTAAGGGTGATATTGATATTTTCTACGAAGTTTTCTGGAAAAAAACCTACGCTGAGCATCTTTCCATTTTAAAAAAGGATCCAAAAATAATTGTTGATTTGGGAGCGCACATTGGAATTACATCCACTTATTTATCCTTAAAATATCCTGATGCCAAAATATATGCAGTAGAAGCTTCTGCAGAAAATTTCGAACTGCTTAAAAGCAATACAAAATCTTTCAAAAATATAAAATGCATTCATGCTGCTGCATACTTTGAGGATGGTTTTGTCAATTTTTCAAATAATGAATTATCTTATAATCAAAGAATTTCTAAAAACGGTATTTCAACAGAAGCTATATCTATTGAAAGTCTGAAAACAAAATTCAGTCTATCAGATATTGACTTGATGAAAATTGATATTGAAGGTGGTGAAATTGAATTGTTGAGCAAAAATAATTCATGGCTATCCAGCGTTGAAAACATCATTATAGAAATTCACAATCCCTATACCGCATCAGATTTAGAAAAAGATCTGAAACCTTTTGGTTTTAAAATCATGCGTGATGAACATTTTGTTTTTACAGCGGTAAAAGGCTAA